A DNA window from Caretta caretta isolate rCarCar2 chromosome 7, rCarCar1.hap1, whole genome shotgun sequence contains the following coding sequences:
- the LOC125639760 gene encoding LOW QUALITY PROTEIN: toll-like receptor 9 (The sequence of the model RefSeq protein was modified relative to this genomic sequence to represent the inferred CDS: inserted 2 bases in 1 codon; deleted 2 bases in 2 codons; substituted 1 base at 1 genomic stop codon): MHLDKAIHLGAFIGLQYLKQLDLSENSLASILLLPPTLQYLNLLHNSILRLEPKVFTNLLSLRMLSMDXNCYYKNPCGTSVAVPEGVLSHLGNLTLLSLNYNNLTSVPQNLPASLKNFFLSFNQITHISKGDFGNLTNLRTLHAKGNCRRCDHTLNLCAECNGSFQIDPDSFLPLRSLEELVLLDNLFNELDSQLFQSLGNLKMLNLTDNYLYNAITSSAAFKWLTRLQKLLLFFNYXKKYNAQPCFTMLNLTQSFQYLESLQELESNGFFF, translated from the exons CCATCCACCTGGGAGCCTTCATTGGACTGCAGTATCTGAAACAGCTGGATCTGTCTGAGAACAGTTTAGCATCCATTCTACTTCTACCCCCAACCCTGCAGTATCTGAACTTGTTACACAACAGTATTCTCAGGCTGGAACCCAAGGTGTTTACTAATCTGCTTAGCCTCAGAATGCTCAGCATGGA CAACTGCTACTACAAAAATCCCTGTGGCACATCGGTGGCTGTTCCTGAAGGAGTCCTGTCCCACCTGGGA AACCTGACCCTGCTCTCTCTCAACTATAACAACCTGACCAGCGTGCCACAGAACCTTCCAGCCAGCTTGAAAaatttctttctctcctttaaCCAGATTACCCACATCTCAAAAGGTGATTTTGGAAACCTCACCAATCTCCGGACGTTGCATGCGAAAGGGAACTGCAGGAGATGTGACCACACACTGAACCTGTGTGCAGAGTGCAATGGTTCCTTCCAAATAGATCCTGATTCCTTTCTTCCCCTGAGGTCCCTGGAGGAGTTGGTGCTG TTGGACAATTTATTTAATGAACTAGATTCTCAGTTATTTCAGTCTTTGGGGAACTTAAAGATGCTTAACCTGACTGATAACTATCTTTACAATGCCATCACAAGCAGCGCAGCATTCAAATGGCTCACCAGGCTCCAAAagcttttgttattttttaattacTGAAAGAAGTACAATGCTCAACCATGCTTTACAATGCTCAACCTGACCCAATCTTTCCAATACTTGGAGTCATTGCAAGAGCTGGAGAGCAATGGATTTTTCTTCTAG